From Rutidosis leptorrhynchoides isolate AG116_Rl617_1_P2 chromosome 3, CSIRO_AGI_Rlap_v1, whole genome shotgun sequence, a single genomic window includes:
- the LOC139896071 gene encoding probable E3 ubiquitin-protein ligase LUL2 translates to MGNVGSNSSNGRRRHGGNRRGNNQNHPTPPPPQQPQPEINANQYVFAAATPYPSNQYPNPNPNPLTNSTPYYRYPTPAYYPPAPAAPPLPAPYDHHHRVPIDPAAQAWVGGRYPCGPVMHPPTPYVDHQKAITIRIDVNLKKETLKIEPDEQNPGKFLVVFTYDATVSGSISLYFFAKEGEECNMTTTKEDITPPITVEFQQGLGQKFRQESGTGIDFSMFDESELFGVSDTGVYPLAIKAEATPSVSEDGNMIPGATNSQITQAVFEKEKGEYQVRVLKQILWVNEMRYELQEIYGIGNSIDGAEVDVNDPGKECVICLSEPRDTTVLPCRHMCMCSGCAKVLRFQTNRCPICRQPVDRLLEIKVTNGVGMIVTIAIIVMFLLLSLYEK, encoded by the exons ATGGGTAATGTCGGAAGTAATAGTTCCAACGGCCGCCGTAGACACGGCGGAAACCGCCGTGGCAACAATCAAAACCACCCAACACCGCCACCACCCCAACAACCACAACCGGAGATCAACGCTAATCAGTACGTATTCGCCGCAGCTACACCGTACCCTTCTAATcaatacccaaaccctaaccctaatcctCTCACAAATTCAACACCTTATTATCGATACCCCACCCCAGCGTACTACCCGCCGGCGCCTGCTGCGCCACCGTTGCCCGCACCGTATGATCACCACCACCGTGTGCCGATAGACCCAGCGGCCCAGGCGTGGGTCGGTGGAAGGTACCCATGTGGGCCAGTGATGCACCCACCCACACCTTATGTTGATCATCAAAAAGCTATTACTATTAGAATTGATGTTAATCTCAAAAAAGAAACTTTAAAAATAGAGCCTGATGAGCAAAATCCTGGAAAATTTCTTGTTGTGTTTACTTATGATGCTACTGTTTCTGGCAG CATTTCACTTTATTTTTTTGCAAAAGAGGGTGAAGAGTGTAACATGACTACAACAAAAGAAGACATAACTCCACCAATTACAGTTGAATTTCAACAAGGTTTGGGACAAAAGTTCAGGCAAGAGTCAGGAACTGGTATAGACTTTTCGATGTTTGATGAATCAGAACTATTTGGAGTGAGTGATACAGGGGTTTATCCTTTAGCAATAAAAGCAGAAGCTACTCCATCTGTATCGGAAGACGGAAATATGATTCCAGGTGCTACTAATTCGCAAATAACTCAGGCAGTTTTCGAGAAAGAAAAAGGTGAATATCAGGTTAGGGTGTTGAAACAGATATTGTGGGTGAACGAGATGAGGTATGAGTTGCAGGAGATATATGGAATCGGTAATTCAATCGATGGTGCTGAAGTTGATGTGAACGATCCTGGTAAAGAATGTGTTATTTGTTTATCGGAACCTCGAGACACTACGGTCCTACCTTGCCGTCACATG TGTATGTGCAGTGGATGTGCGAAAGTGTTGAGGTTTCAGACGAATAGGTGCCCGATATGCAGGCAGCCGGTAGACAGGCTATTGGAAATCAAGGTGACTAATGGAGTTGGAATGATAGTCACCATAGCCATAATTGTAATGTTTTTGTTGTTAAGTTTATATGAAAAATAa